The following proteins come from a genomic window of Pyxidicoccus sp. MSG2:
- the aceA gene encoding isocitrate lyase, whose translation MYDATPTTTEASPHAKLHAQRFEGITRNYTQKDVEKLRGSITVSYTLAEMGAKKLWELLHTEDYINALGSLTGNQAVQMVRAGLKAIYLSGWQVAADANSAGQMYPDQSLYPVDSVPAVVKKINNSLRRADQIDHAEGRNDRYWFAPIIADAEAGFGGPLNAFELMKSMIEAGAAGVHFEDQLASEKKCGHMGGKVLVPTSHFIRTLTAARLAADVMGVPTLVVARTDADSAKLLMSDADEYDHAFIDKKGGRTAEGFYRLNGGLDCAIARGLAYAPYADLVWCETSTPDLAQAKKFAESIRAKYPNKLLAYNCSPSFNWKKNLDDATIAKFQRELGAMGYKFQFVTLAGFHALNFAMYELARKYKDRGMAAYSELQQAEFSAEKDGYTATRHQREVGTGYFDQVAEVISGGNASTLALHESTEAHQF comes from the coding sequence ATGTACGACGCCACGCCGACGACCACCGAAGCTTCCCCTCACGCCAAGCTCCACGCTCAGCGCTTCGAGGGCATCACCCGCAACTACACCCAGAAGGACGTCGAGAAGCTGCGCGGCTCCATCACCGTCAGCTACACGCTGGCGGAGATGGGTGCGAAGAAGCTCTGGGAGCTGCTCCACACCGAGGACTACATCAACGCGCTGGGCTCGCTCACGGGCAACCAGGCGGTGCAGATGGTCCGCGCCGGCCTGAAGGCCATCTATCTCTCCGGCTGGCAGGTGGCGGCGGACGCCAACTCGGCCGGGCAGATGTACCCGGACCAGAGCCTCTACCCGGTGGACTCCGTCCCCGCCGTGGTGAAGAAGATCAACAACTCGCTGCGCCGCGCGGACCAGATTGACCACGCGGAAGGGCGCAATGACCGCTATTGGTTCGCGCCCATCATCGCGGACGCGGAGGCCGGCTTCGGCGGCCCGCTCAACGCCTTCGAGCTGATGAAGAGCATGATTGAGGCGGGCGCCGCGGGCGTCCACTTCGAGGACCAGCTGGCCAGCGAGAAGAAGTGCGGCCACATGGGCGGCAAGGTGCTGGTGCCCACCAGCCACTTCATCCGCACCCTGACGGCGGCGCGCCTGGCGGCGGACGTCATGGGCGTGCCCACGCTCGTCGTCGCCCGCACGGACGCGGACAGCGCCAAGCTCTTGATGAGCGACGCGGACGAGTACGACCACGCCTTCATCGACAAGAAGGGCGGCCGCACCGCCGAGGGCTTCTACCGCCTCAACGGCGGCCTGGACTGCGCCATTGCGCGCGGCCTGGCCTACGCGCCGTACGCGGACCTGGTGTGGTGCGAGACGAGCACCCCGGACCTGGCTCAGGCGAAGAAGTTCGCCGAGAGCATCCGCGCGAAGTACCCGAACAAGCTGCTGGCCTACAACTGCTCGCCGTCCTTCAACTGGAAGAAGAACCTGGACGACGCGACCATTGCCAAGTTCCAGCGTGAGCTGGGCGCCATGGGCTACAAGTTCCAGTTCGTCACCCTGGCCGGCTTCCACGCGCTGAACTTCGCGATGTACGAGCTGGCCCGGAAGTACAAGGACCGCGGCATGGCGGCCTACAGCGAGCTGCAGCAGGCCGAGTTCTCCGCCGAGAAGGACGGCTACACCGCCACGCGCCACCAGCGCGAGGTGGGCACCGGCTACTTCGACCAGGTGGCCGAGGTCATCTCCGGCGGCAACGCCAGCACGCTCGCCCTGCACGAGTCGACCGAGGCGCACCAGTTCTAG
- a CDS encoding TIGR04013 family B12-binding domain/radical SAM domain-containing protein, which yields MESHRRVALVLSYQYPGKYAFTVLAGAVESDPALAGVSLHFPRDRETLLATVRERADAGDTVVAAWSFYSASFGPSVEELAWVRERLDGRDVLCIAGGVHATAEPLQTLQAGFDIIAVGEGEHSLRELLGRVQRGEDPRATHGVAYLKDGKLVQNGRGEGVLLDDFPPFAARNAMYGAIEITRGCIYACRFCQTPFMSKARFRHRSVANVAHWARELRRSGRRDIRFITPTSMSYGTADESVNLAAVEALLAAVREAMAPDGRIYYGTFPSEVRPEHVTPEALALLKRYVHNDNLIIGGQSGSERILQSTRRGHDVETVVRATRLAVEGGFVPNVDFILGLPGEERSDVDATVALMEQLAALGARVHGHTFMPLPGTPFRDAAAGRVDEETQRKLDRLASQGRLYGHWKQQAVLAEGIVSRRKPRARLTPSS from the coding sequence ATGGAGTCCCACCGCCGCGTCGCACTCGTCCTCAGCTACCAGTACCCCGGCAAGTACGCCTTCACCGTGCTGGCCGGCGCCGTGGAGTCGGACCCGGCGCTCGCGGGCGTGTCGCTCCACTTCCCACGGGACCGCGAGACGCTGCTGGCCACCGTGCGCGAGCGCGCCGACGCGGGTGACACCGTGGTGGCCGCGTGGTCCTTCTACTCGGCCAGCTTCGGCCCTTCGGTGGAGGAGCTCGCCTGGGTGCGCGAGCGGCTCGACGGGCGCGACGTGCTCTGCATCGCCGGCGGCGTCCACGCCACCGCCGAGCCCCTTCAAACCCTGCAGGCCGGCTTCGACATCATCGCCGTGGGCGAGGGCGAGCACTCCCTGCGCGAGCTGCTCGGCCGCGTGCAGCGGGGCGAGGACCCTCGCGCCACGCACGGTGTCGCGTACCTCAAGGACGGCAAGCTGGTGCAGAACGGCCGGGGCGAGGGCGTGTTGCTCGACGACTTCCCGCCCTTCGCCGCGCGCAATGCCATGTACGGCGCCATCGAGATTACGCGCGGCTGCATCTACGCCTGCCGCTTCTGCCAGACGCCCTTCATGAGCAAGGCGCGCTTCCGCCACCGCTCCGTGGCCAACGTGGCGCACTGGGCGCGCGAGCTGCGGCGCTCGGGCCGGCGCGACATCCGCTTCATCACCCCCACGTCCATGTCCTACGGCACCGCGGACGAGTCCGTGAATCTGGCCGCCGTGGAAGCCCTGCTCGCCGCCGTGCGCGAGGCCATGGCTCCGGACGGGCGCATCTACTACGGCACCTTCCCCTCCGAGGTCCGCCCCGAGCACGTCACCCCCGAGGCGCTCGCGCTCCTCAAGCGCTACGTGCACAACGACAACCTCATCATCGGCGGGCAGTCCGGCTCCGAGCGCATCCTCCAGAGCACCCGCCGTGGCCACGACGTGGAGACGGTGGTCCGCGCCACCCGGCTCGCGGTGGAGGGCGGCTTCGTCCCCAATGTCGACTTCATCCTCGGCCTGCCCGGAGAGGAGCGCTCAGACGTGGATGCCACCGTGGCCCTCATGGAGCAGCTCGCCGCGCTGGGCGCCCGCGTGCACGGGCACACCTTCATGCCGCTGCCCGGCACGCCCTTCCGGGACGCCGCCGCCGGTCGCGTGGACGAGGAGACGCAGCGCAAGTTGGATCGGCTGGCCTCGCAGGGGCGGCTGTACGGCCACTGGAAGCAGCAGGCCGTGCTCGCGGAGGGCATCGTCTCCCGCCGCAAGCCCCGCGCCCGCCTGACCCCTTCGTCCTGA